The proteins below are encoded in one region of Misgurnus anguillicaudatus chromosome 24, ASM2758022v2, whole genome shotgun sequence:
- the LOC129437316 gene encoding G-protein coupled receptor 87-like, with protein MEGNTTNSTERPCEMPARTFFICVYTLICSASLVLNSVTIYVYFCKVTHKSSITVYLKNLAVADLFVCLCLILRIIKYAVSSEEIHRIYCNFGAPASYLNMYSSILFMGYIAVNRYLKIVRPMEAHIMQTIRSTRNICITTWAFVVTVNCFYMVAFALSAGTRSPAEGDFDCDSYHNSLLKKIYRVIQITSFVMFLFVLVSFMLLYWWTVQRLRQAESAAPAQTSSTKLIKSKRNMKVLVGVFCVCFVPYHLIRLPYVFIKPQLHDCMKAQTFYILKELTVMLAMLNASLDPIIYFVFCKAFRAHIRLRQR; from the exons ATGGAAGGAAACACCACAAATTCAACTGAAAGACCATGTGAAATGCCAGCTCGTACGTTTTTCATATGTGTCTACACACTGATCTGTTCGGCAAGTCTGGTGCTCAACAGTGTAACAATAtatgtgtatttttgtaaagtTACTCATAAGTCCAGCATCACAGTGTATCTGAAGAATCTAGCTGTGGCCGACTTGTTCGTCTGCCTGTGTTTGATATTACGCATAATTAAATATGCTGTCAGTTCAGAGGAAATTCATCGTATCTACTGTAACTTTGGGGCTCCAGCTTCCTACCTCAACATGTACTCCAGTATTCTCTTTATGGGCTACATTGCTGTTAACAG GTACCTGAAAATTGTGCGACCAATGGAGGCTCACATAATGCAAACAATTCGTTCGACCCGCAACATCTGTATAACAACTTGGGCTTTCGTTGTCACTGTTAATTGTTTCTACATGGTTGCTTTTGCACTAAGTGCTGGTACAAGAAGTCCTGCGGAAGGAGATTTTGACTGTGACAGTTATCATAACAGTTTGCTCAAAAAGATTTACAGGGTCATACAAATAACTTCTTTTGTAATGTTTCTGTTTGTGTTGGTATCATTTATGTTACTTTACTGGTGGACCGTACAGAGGCTCAGACAAGCCGAAAGCGCTGCTCCAGCACAAACCAGCAGCACCAAGCTTATCAAGTCTAAGCGTAACATGAAAGTACTAGTTGGAgttttctgtgtgtgttttgtgcctTATCACCTGATTAGACTTCCATATGTGTTCATCAAACCCCAGCTGCATGATTGTATGAAAGCTCAGACTTTCTACATACTAAAGGAGCTGACTGTAATGCTTGCGATGCTTAATGCCTCTTTAGATCCAATTATTTACTTTGTCTTTTGCAAGGCCTTCAGGGCCCATATACGGCTTCGACAGAGATA